A window of the Henckelia pumila isolate YLH828 chromosome 3, ASM3356847v2, whole genome shotgun sequence genome harbors these coding sequences:
- the LOC140891883 gene encoding probable E3 ubiquitin-protein ligase BAH1-like isoform X1, translating into MKFGEAFTEYLEAHQERVLEDCCHVEYKRLKNVLKSCSRCSDALSPPCQCESCPVCDQKFFSELAKEASEIAGCFSSRVRHLLSLHEHKIQRFITFVRQCFQSPQQATEEECQMLIEYVIMNALAIRKILKKYDKVHSSANGRKFKSKMLSEHIEILQSPWLIELGAFYMYSKSNGGRSDEPNPFSCDLTSTEPKMTLMLPDMVTLEYNLLCPICLELVFKPYALVCGHLFCKSCACSAASVMIFEGPKAASSESKCPVCREVGVYGNAVHMIELSLLLKKQCKEYWKERAAEERAEISRQTKMYWDMQSKYMIGY; encoded by the exons ATGAAATTCGGGGAGGCATTTACGGAGTATCTGGAGGCACATCAGGAGAGGGTATTGGAAGATTGCTGCCACGTCGAGTATAAAAGGCTCAAGAATGTGCTCAAAAGTTGCAGCAGATGCTCCGATGCGCTGTCTCCGCCTTGCCAATGCGAATCTTGCCCAG TGTGCGACCAGAAGTTCTTCTCTGAATTGGCGAAGGAGGCTTCGGAAATAGCTGGATGTTTTAGTTCAAGAGTGAGGCACCTTCTCAGTCTTCACGAGCATAAAATTCAAAGGTTCATTACTTTTGTGCGCCAATGTTTTCAAAGTCCCCAGCAAGCAACGGAAGAAGAATGTCAAATGTTAATCGAGTATGTTATCATGAATGCTCTTGCTATAAGGAAAATCcttaagaaatatgataaa GTACACAGTTCGGCCAATGGAAGgaaatttaaatctaaaatgCTTTCCGAACACATAGAGATATTGCAATCACCGTGGTTGATAGAACTCGGGGCTTTCTACATGTATAGTAAATCTAACGGTGGAAGGTCTGATGAACCTAACCCATTCTCTTGTGATCTGACTAGTACAGAGCCCAAAATGACATTGATGCTTCCAGACATGGTCACATTAGAGTACAATCTTTTATGCCCCATTTGCTTG GAACTTGTTTTCAAACCATATGCCTTGGTTTGCGGACATCTTTTTTGCAAATCATGTGCTTGTTCTGCGGCTTCTGTAATGATCTTTGAAGGCCCAAAAGCAGCAAGTTCTGAATCGAAGTGCCCCGTCTGCAGGGAG GTGGGCGTATATGGTAACGCGGTACACATGATAGAATTATCTCTACTCTTGAAGAAGCA ATGCAAAGAGTACTGGAAGGAAAGGGCGGCTGAGGAACGAGCTGAAATTTCGAGGCAGACGAAGATGTACTGGGATATGCAGTCCAAGTACATGATTGGATATTGA
- the LOC140891883 gene encoding probable E3 ubiquitin-protein ligase BAH1-like isoform X2: MKFGEAFTEYLEAHQERVLEDCCHVEYKRLKNVLKSCSRCSDALSPPCQCESCPVCDQKFFSELAKEASEIAGCFSSRVRHLLSLHEHKIQRFITFVRQCFQSPQQATEEECQMLIDTEPKMTLMLPDMVTLEYNLLCPICLELVFKPYALVCGHLFCKSCACSAASVMIFEGPKAASSESKCPVCREVGVYGNAVHMIELSLLLKKQCKEYWKERAAEERAEISRQTKMYWDMQSKYMIGY, translated from the exons ATGAAATTCGGGGAGGCATTTACGGAGTATCTGGAGGCACATCAGGAGAGGGTATTGGAAGATTGCTGCCACGTCGAGTATAAAAGGCTCAAGAATGTGCTCAAAAGTTGCAGCAGATGCTCCGATGCGCTGTCTCCGCCTTGCCAATGCGAATCTTGCCCAG TGTGCGACCAGAAGTTCTTCTCTGAATTGGCGAAGGAGGCTTCGGAAATAGCTGGATGTTTTAGTTCAAGAGTGAGGCACCTTCTCAGTCTTCACGAGCATAAAATTCAAAGGTTCATTACTTTTGTGCGCCAATGTTTTCAAAGTCCCCAGCAAGCAACGGAAGAAGAATGTCAAATGTTAATCGA TACAGAGCCCAAAATGACATTGATGCTTCCAGACATGGTCACATTAGAGTACAATCTTTTATGCCCCATTTGCTTG GAACTTGTTTTCAAACCATATGCCTTGGTTTGCGGACATCTTTTTTGCAAATCATGTGCTTGTTCTGCGGCTTCTGTAATGATCTTTGAAGGCCCAAAAGCAGCAAGTTCTGAATCGAAGTGCCCCGTCTGCAGGGAG GTGGGCGTATATGGTAACGCGGTACACATGATAGAATTATCTCTACTCTTGAAGAAGCA ATGCAAAGAGTACTGGAAGGAAAGGGCGGCTGAGGAACGAGCTGAAATTTCGAGGCAGACGAAGATGTACTGGGATATGCAGTCCAAGTACATGATTGGATATTGA